The Candidatus Saganbacteria bacterium genome contains a region encoding:
- a CDS encoding nucleoside deaminase, whose amino-acid sequence MERDHQFFMKEAVKEAIKGLKRGGIPIGSVLVKDGKILGRGHNRRVQKKSAILHAEMDCLENAGRLKAKDYKQCTIYSTLSPCDMCAGAILLYKIPIIVIGENKTFKGPESYSKKRGVKIINLDDVECRKMMSDFIKKKSDLWNEDIGD is encoded by the coding sequence GTGGAAAGAGATCATCAATTCTTTATGAAAGAAGCCGTCAAAGAGGCAATAAAAGGCCTTAAAAGAGGCGGTATCCCTATTGGTTCAGTGTTGGTGAAAGACGGAAAGATACTTGGCAGGGGACATAACAGGAGAGTGCAGAAAAAATCAGCTATCCTACACGCTGAGATGGATTGCCTCGAGAACGCCGGAAGACTGAAAGCAAAAGATTATAAACAATGCACGATCTATTCCACTCTTTCGCCATGCGATATGTGCGCCGGTGCGATACTTTTATATAAGATACCGATTATAGTAATAGGGGAGAACAAGACTTTTAAAGGGCCGGAAAGTTATTCAAAAAAGCGGGGAGTGAAGATCATCAATCTTGATGATGTGGAGTGCAGGAAGATGATGTCTGATTTTATCAAGAAGAAGAGCGATCTCTGGAATGAAGATATTGGCGACTAG
- a CDS encoding nitroreductase family protein codes for MDVKEAIEKRRAYRSLDKAEITKELVDDLSHSASLAASCFNNQPWRFIFVYEEEQLKKLKTALNKGNEWAGDASMIIAVASKKDTDCVVKGREYFLFDTGMATAHLILRATELGLVAHPIAGYDEQKAREILNVPEDMTVITLINVGKHSGTIRPTLSEKQAEGEKDRPKRLPPEKFSFINKYE; via the coding sequence ATGGACGTAAAAGAAGCGATAGAGAAAAGGCGCGCTTACCGCTCGCTTGATAAAGCCGAGATCACAAAAGAACTTGTTGATGACCTCTCTCACAGCGCGAGCCTTGCAGCATCCTGTTTTAACAACCAGCCCTGGAGGTTCATATTCGTATATGAAGAGGAACAACTGAAGAAATTGAAGACCGCATTGAACAAGGGCAATGAATGGGCGGGCGATGCATCGATGATAATAGCTGTTGCCAGTAAAAAGGATACGGATTGTGTAGTAAAGGGAAGGGAATATTTCCTTTTTGATACAGGTATGGCTACAGCCCACCTGATACTCCGGGCGACCGAGCTTGGGCTTGTCGCCCACCCGATAGCGGGTTATGACGAACAAAAAGCCAGGGAAATACTTAATGTGCCGGAAGACATGACGGTCATAACGCTTATTAATGTAGGCAAGCATTCTGGGACAATAAGGCCGACATTATCCGAGAAACAGGCTGAAGGCGAGAAAGACAGGCCGAAGAGGCTGCCTCCTGAAAAGTTCTCTTTTATTAATAAATACGAATAA